GGGAGGACGAGGCGGCGGGACGGGTGCGCGCGCGGGCCTTTCCCGGCCGGGACGACGGAATCCGGGAGGACGAGGCCACGGGGGCGGCGGCGCTGCTCCTCACCGAGCGGCTCGGCCGTGCGCTCAACATCACGCAGGGCCGAGGCTCCCAGATCCTCACGGCCCCCGCACCGGACGGACTGATCGAGGTGGGGGGACGGGTACGGCTCAGCGGGGGCTGAGGTCTTGCCTCCGGCGGTCCTTTCCCCACCCCCGCCCCTTCCCGGCTCCGCCGAGTTCGTCCTCAAACGCCGGACGGGCTGGAAATATCCAGCCCGTCCGGCGTTTGAGGACGTCTTGTCGGGGGTCCAGGGGGCGGAGCCTCATGGTTTCGGGAAGGGGCGGGGGTGGGGGAAAGCTCCGCAGAGCCTGCTCCTACGCCGACAGCGGGAACTCTTCGCCCAGTTCGCGGAACACCCCGGTGTTCAGGGCGAAAGCGCGCTTGCACTCGTCCACGATCCGCTGGCGCTCCAGCTCGTCCGGGACGACCTCGCCCAGGCCGTCGAGCAGCTCCCGATAGCCCCGCTTGAACGCCGCCGGGTTCGAGATGCCCTCGAAGACGTAGAACCGGACGCCGTCGCCCTTCCGGGCGAACCCCCACGTCTGCTCCGCCTTGCCGCGGATGATCTGGCCGCCGGAGAGATCGCCGAGGTAGCGGGTGTAGTGGTGGGCCACGTAACCGCCCGGCCACTCCCGCGCGCACTCCGCGACCCGTGCCGCGTACGCCGCGGTCGCCGGCAGGGGCGTCGCCTCCGTCCGCCAGCCCGCGCCCCGCAGATGCGAGAGGTCCCGCTCCAGTTCCGCGACGCGCAGCAGTTCGGGCTGGATGAAGGGGCCGGCGACCGGATCGTCCTTCAGCGCCTCCGCGCCCTCCTCCAGGGCGCGGTACACGAACCACAGCTGTTCCGTGTAGCGCGCGTACGCGTCGACGCCGAGCCTGCCGCCGAGGAGGTCGCTCATGAACGTCGAGGTCTCCGCCTCCGTGTGCTGCTCGTGCGAGGCGGTGCGGATGACCGTGGAGAACGGATCCATGAGGGACCTCCGAAGCCGAAGAGAGCGGGGAGCGAAGAGCGCGAAAGAAAGCCGCGGAAAGGCGGGAGCCAGTACGACCGCTACCGATCATCCAAGTTAGGCTTACCTAAGTCAACTGGTTCCCGACGTCCTGTCGGTAAAACGCTACCCGCTCAGAGCTCAGGGAAGCGTAAGGATCTCCGCCCCGCTGTCCGTCACCACGAGCGTCTCCTCGAACTGCGCGGTCCGCTTGCGGTCCTTCGTCACCACGGTCCAGCCGTCCTCCCACATGTCGTACTCGTACGTGCCGAGGGTCAGCATCGGCTCGATGGTGAACGTCATGCCGGGCTTGATCGTCGTGGTCGCGTGCGGGCTGTCGTAGTGCGGCACGATCAGCCCGGAGTGGAAGGACGTGTTGATGCCGTGGCCGGTGAAGTCACGGACGACGCCGTAGCCGAAGCGCTTGGCGTACGACTCGATGACGCGGCCGATGATGTTGATCTGGCGGCCGGGCTTGACCGCCTTGATGGCGCGGTCCAGGGACTCCCGGGTCCGCTCCACGAGGAGCCTGGACTCCTCGTCGACGTCCCCGACCAGGTACGTGGCGTTGTTGTCGCCGTGCACACCGCCGATGTACGCGGTCACGTCGAGGTTGATGATGTCGCCGTCGTTCAGGACGGTGGAGTCCGGGATGCCGTGGCAGATGACCTCGTTGACGGAGGTGCACAGCGACTTCTTGAAGCCGCGGTAGCCGAGCGTGGAGGGGTAGGCGCCGTGGTCGCACATGTACTCGTGGGCGACGCGGTCCAGCTCATCGGTGGTCACGCCGGGTGCGATGTGCTTGGCGGCCTCGGCCATCGCGCGCGCGGCGATACGGCCCGCGACGCGCATCAGCTCGATGGTCTCGGGGGTCTGCACCTCGGGCCCGGTGTACGGGGTGGGCGCGGGTTTCCCCACGTACTCCGGGCGCCT
This Streptomyces sp. NBC_01283 DNA region includes the following protein-coding sequences:
- the map gene encoding type I methionyl aminopeptidase — protein: MSGQSLLVPGELSPIRPVPGNIRRPEYVGKPAPTPYTGPEVQTPETIELMRVAGRIAARAMAEAAKHIAPGVTTDELDRVAHEYMCDHGAYPSTLGYRGFKKSLCTSVNEVICHGIPDSTVLNDGDIINLDVTAYIGGVHGDNNATYLVGDVDEESRLLVERTRESLDRAIKAVKPGRQINIIGRVIESYAKRFGYGVVRDFTGHGINTSFHSGLIVPHYDSPHATTTIKPGMTFTIEPMLTLGTYEYDMWEDGWTVVTKDRKRTAQFEETLVVTDSGAEILTLP
- a CDS encoding heme oxygenase (biliverdin-producing) codes for the protein MDPFSTVIRTASHEQHTEAETSTFMSDLLGGRLGVDAYARYTEQLWFVYRALEEGAEALKDDPVAGPFIQPELLRVAELERDLSHLRGAGWRTEATPLPATAAYAARVAECAREWPGGYVAHHYTRYLGDLSGGQIIRGKAEQTWGFARKGDGVRFYVFEGISNPAAFKRGYRELLDGLGEVVPDELERQRIVDECKRAFALNTGVFRELGEEFPLSA